A genomic window from Elaeis guineensis isolate ETL-2024a chromosome 3, EG11, whole genome shotgun sequence includes:
- the LOC105035678 gene encoding heavy metal-associated isoprenylated plant protein 25 has translation MSSLFKHLNHPQAKNCFMSNKFYRMTMRMNIDCNGCYRKIRRALLQMQELESHLIEKKQCRVSVCGVFIPQDVAIRLRKKTNRRVEILEIKEVDMDPESNKDQKPS, from the exons ATGAGTTCCCTTTTCAAGCATCTTAATCATCCACAGGCCAAGAACTGCTTCATGTCAAACAAG TTCTACCGCATGACCATGAGGATGAACATAGACTGCAATGGCTGCTATCGAAAAATTAGAAGAGCCCTCCTTCAGATGCAAG AGTTGGAGAGCCATTTGATAGAGAAGAAGCAGTGCAGGGTGAGTGTGTGTGGAGTATTCATTCCACAGGATGTGGCAATAAGATTAAGGAAGAAAACTAATCGACGAGTCGAGATCTTGGAGATCAAAGAAGTCGACATGGACCCTGAAAGCAACAAAGATCAGAAGCCTTCATAA